In a genomic window of Microterricola viridarii:
- a CDS encoding CoA-acylating methylmalonate-semialdehyde dehydrogenase yields the protein MSEIPTVQHWVNGAPAAGTSTRTAPVFNPARGVAEKNVLMASTADVDTVVAAAKAALPAWRDMSIAKRQNIMFNFRELLHKRTPELAAILTNEHGKVLSDAAGEIARGLEVVEYACSMPTLMKGDYSENVSTGVDVYSLKQPVGVVGIISPFNFPAMVPLWFFPLAIAAGNTVVLKPSEKDPSAANFMAQMLKDAGLPDGVFNVVHGDKEAVDALLVNPDVGSISFVGSTPIAKYIYETASAHGKRVQALGGAKNHMLVLPDADLDLAADAAVNAGFGSAGERCMAISVILAVDAVADELIAKISERMATLKTGDGTRGCDMGPLITEVHRDKVSGYIDIAAADGATVVVDGRGIEVDGDADGFWLGPTLLDRVPLSSAAYTDEIFGPVLSIVRVEGYEQGLDIINSSQYGNGTAIFTNDGGAARRFQNEVTVGMIGINVPIPVPVAYHSFGGWKNSAFGDAKAYGPAGIAFFTREKAVTSRWLDPSHGGLNLGFPQNH from the coding sequence ATGTCCGAAATCCCCACCGTCCAGCACTGGGTCAATGGCGCACCCGCAGCCGGAACCTCCACGCGCACCGCACCCGTCTTCAACCCGGCCCGCGGCGTCGCAGAGAAGAACGTGCTGATGGCCAGCACCGCCGACGTCGACACCGTGGTCGCGGCAGCCAAGGCCGCCCTCCCGGCCTGGCGCGACATGTCGATCGCCAAGCGCCAGAACATCATGTTCAACTTCCGCGAGCTGCTGCACAAGCGCACCCCCGAGCTGGCCGCGATCCTCACCAACGAGCACGGCAAGGTGCTCTCGGATGCCGCAGGCGAGATCGCCCGCGGCCTCGAGGTCGTCGAGTACGCCTGCAGCATGCCGACCCTGATGAAGGGCGACTACTCCGAGAACGTCTCCACCGGCGTCGACGTGTACTCGCTCAAGCAGCCGGTCGGCGTCGTCGGCATCATCAGCCCGTTCAACTTCCCCGCGATGGTGCCGCTCTGGTTCTTCCCGCTGGCCATCGCCGCCGGCAACACGGTCGTGCTGAAGCCCTCGGAGAAGGACCCGTCCGCGGCCAACTTCATGGCGCAGATGCTCAAGGACGCCGGCCTGCCCGACGGCGTCTTCAACGTCGTGCACGGCGACAAGGAGGCCGTCGACGCCCTCCTCGTCAACCCGGATGTCGGCTCGATCTCCTTCGTCGGCTCGACCCCCATCGCCAAGTACATCTACGAGACGGCCAGCGCCCACGGCAAGCGCGTGCAGGCCCTCGGCGGCGCGAAGAACCACATGCTGGTGCTTCCGGATGCCGACCTCGACCTGGCCGCCGATGCCGCCGTCAACGCGGGCTTCGGCTCGGCCGGTGAGCGCTGCATGGCGATCAGCGTGATCCTCGCCGTCGACGCTGTCGCCGACGAGCTGATCGCCAAGATCAGCGAGCGCATGGCGACGCTGAAGACCGGTGACGGAACCCGCGGCTGCGACATGGGCCCGCTCATCACCGAGGTGCACCGCGACAAGGTGTCCGGCTACATCGACATCGCCGCGGCCGACGGCGCGACCGTCGTCGTGGACGGCCGCGGCATCGAGGTCGACGGCGACGCCGACGGCTTCTGGCTCGGCCCGACCCTGCTCGACCGGGTGCCGCTCAGCTCCGCCGCCTACACCGACGAGATCTTCGGCCCGGTGCTGTCGATCGTGCGCGTCGAGGGCTACGAACAGGGCCTCGACATCATCAACTCGAGCCAGTACGGCAACGGAACCGCCATCTTCACCAACGACGGTGGTGCAGCCCGGCGCTTCCAGAACGAGGTGACCGTCGGCATGATCGGCATCAACGTGCCGATCCCCGTGCCGGTGGCCTACCACTCCTTCGGCGGCTGGAAGAACTCGGCCTTCGGTGACGCGAAGGCGTACGGCCCGGCCGGCATCGCCTTCTTCACCCGCGAGAAGGCCGTCACCTCGCGCTGGCTCGACCCGAGCCACGGCGGCCTGAACCTGGGCTTCCCGCAGAACCACTAG
- a CDS encoding arylsulfatase, with the protein MTVDDNRTAASVKAKAPLPAAPILPFPPKPSGSVAGITMQQSTYSPLPHRQSLPDDAPNILIVLIDDAGPGLPSAFGGEVNTPTLERVHGAGIGFNRFHTTAMCSPTRASLLTGRNHHRVGAGQIAEFANDWDGYSGLIPRDAATLPEILKHYGYATSAFGKWHNTPTTETSAAGPYDNWPTGLGFEYFYGFLAGEASQYEPNLVRNTTSVLPPKSAEEGYHLSEDLADDAISWLRRHKTLRQDSPFMMYWASGAIHGPHHVPKEWADKYAGKFDDGWDAYRERVHTRAIEKGWIPADTVLTERDEALDAWDAIPEDEKPFQRRLMEVAAGFAEHVDHQVGRLLDEVDALGFGDNTLVLYIWGDNGSSAEGQGGTISELLAQNGIPSTARQHIDVLDQLGGLDVLGSPATDNMYHAAWAWAGSTPYKGMKLLASHLGGTRNPMAISWPARIAPDDRVRSQFHHCNDVMPTILEIVGITAPQIVNGVTQKAIDGTSFAYAIDDPDADGQLHTQYFEIMGSRSIYNDGWMASARGPRLPWVPGLPPGIRTWTPEEDVWELYDLENDWSQSRDVASEHPERLKQLQDLFLVESTKNDALPIGGGLWVMVLHPEDRPQPHYTEWEMFDSTLRVPESAAPTLGNRSNVVTIEATLPERASGVLYKLGGGAGGLTLFLDEGVLRFEYNLFMMNRTKIASEVALPAGPVRITVTTVRHSAAPDSGLDIELRVDGEVVGFGVVPLLAGIGFTANDGLDIGRALGSPVSLDYRDRAPFPFTGSLERVHIAYS; encoded by the coding sequence ATGACAGTCGACGACAACCGCACAGCCGCATCGGTGAAGGCGAAGGCGCCGCTCCCGGCGGCGCCGATTCTCCCCTTCCCGCCGAAACCAAGCGGCAGCGTCGCAGGCATCACCATGCAACAGTCGACGTACTCACCGCTGCCCCATCGGCAGTCGCTGCCCGACGATGCGCCGAACATTCTGATCGTCTTGATCGATGACGCCGGGCCCGGCCTTCCGTCGGCGTTCGGCGGCGAGGTGAACACGCCGACGCTGGAGCGCGTGCACGGCGCCGGCATCGGGTTCAACCGCTTCCACACCACCGCGATGTGCTCACCGACTCGGGCGTCGCTGCTCACCGGCCGCAACCACCACCGTGTCGGCGCAGGTCAGATCGCCGAGTTCGCCAATGACTGGGACGGCTACTCCGGTCTCATTCCCCGCGACGCTGCGACACTGCCGGAGATCCTGAAGCACTATGGCTACGCCACCAGCGCCTTCGGCAAGTGGCACAACACCCCGACCACCGAGACCTCGGCGGCCGGGCCATACGACAACTGGCCGACCGGCCTCGGATTCGAGTACTTCTACGGTTTCCTCGCCGGGGAGGCTTCGCAGTACGAGCCCAACCTCGTGCGCAACACCACGAGCGTTCTGCCGCCGAAGAGCGCGGAAGAGGGCTATCACCTCTCTGAGGACCTCGCCGATGACGCCATCTCGTGGCTGCGACGCCACAAGACGCTTCGTCAGGACTCGCCGTTCATGATGTATTGGGCCAGCGGGGCCATCCACGGCCCACACCACGTGCCGAAGGAGTGGGCGGACAAGTACGCAGGCAAGTTCGACGATGGCTGGGATGCCTATCGCGAACGCGTGCACACACGGGCGATCGAGAAGGGCTGGATTCCCGCGGACACCGTGCTGACCGAGCGCGACGAGGCGCTCGATGCGTGGGACGCCATCCCCGAGGACGAGAAGCCGTTCCAGCGCCGCCTGATGGAGGTGGCAGCAGGCTTCGCCGAGCACGTCGACCACCAGGTTGGGCGGCTGCTCGACGAGGTGGACGCCCTGGGCTTCGGCGACAACACGCTCGTGCTCTACATCTGGGGCGACAACGGTTCATCGGCCGAGGGACAGGGCGGCACCATCAGCGAGCTGCTGGCGCAGAACGGCATCCCGTCCACGGCGAGGCAGCACATCGATGTGCTCGACCAGCTCGGCGGGCTCGACGTGCTCGGCAGCCCCGCCACCGACAACATGTACCACGCAGCGTGGGCCTGGGCCGGCTCGACTCCCTACAAGGGAATGAAGCTGCTCGCCTCGCATCTGGGCGGAACGCGCAACCCGATGGCGATCAGCTGGCCGGCGCGCATCGCCCCCGATGACCGGGTGCGGAGCCAGTTCCACCACTGCAACGACGTGATGCCGACCATCCTCGAGATCGTCGGGATCACCGCGCCGCAGATCGTGAACGGCGTCACGCAGAAGGCCATCGACGGCACGAGCTTCGCCTATGCGATCGACGATCCGGATGCCGACGGTCAACTGCACACCCAGTACTTCGAGATCATGGGCAGCCGCTCGATCTACAACGACGGCTGGATGGCCAGCGCCCGCGGCCCGCGGCTGCCCTGGGTGCCGGGGCTGCCGCCGGGAATCCGGACGTGGACGCCGGAGGAAGACGTCTGGGAGCTCTACGACCTCGAGAACGACTGGTCGCAGTCGCGAGATGTGGCGAGTGAACACCCCGAGCGGCTCAAGCAGCTCCAAGACCTCTTCTTGGTGGAGTCGACGAAGAACGACGCGCTCCCCATCGGCGGCGGCCTCTGGGTGATGGTGCTGCACCCGGAAGACAGGCCGCAGCCGCATTACACGGAGTGGGAGATGTTTGACAGCACACTCCGCGTGCCGGAGAGCGCGGCGCCGACACTGGGCAACCGCTCCAACGTCGTGACCATTGAGGCGACGCTGCCCGAGCGCGCATCCGGAGTGCTCTACAAACTGGGCGGCGGTGCCGGCGGGCTGACGCTCTTCCTGGACGAGGGCGTCTTGCGCTTCGAGTACAACCTCTTCATGATGAACCGCACCAAGATCGCATCCGAGGTGGCGCTCCCCGCCGGCCCCGTGCGCATCACGGTGACGACGGTGCGGCACAGTGCTGCGCCAGACTCCGGCCTGGACATCGAGCTGCGCGTCGACGGCGAGGTCGTCGGTTTCGGCGTGGTGCCGTTGTTGGCCGGTATCGGCTTCACCGCCAACGATGGCCTCGACATCGGCCGGGCCCTGGGGTCGCCGGTGTCATTGGATTACCGTGATCGCGCCCCGTTCCCGTTCACCGGCAGCCTGGAACGCGTGCACATCGCCTACTCCTGA